From the Candidatus Syntrophosphaera sp. genome, one window contains:
- a CDS encoding iron-only hydrogenase system regulator: MDKNRHIVTLVVDDRDQAFNPVSDLLHQYAPNILLRVGYPMRDKNVSVIFLVMELDLDQLGAFSGKLGQIPSVKVKTMTLKI; the protein is encoded by the coding sequence ATGGATAAAAATAGGCATATCGTGACTCTCGTGGTGGATGACAGGGACCAAGCCTTCAATCCCGTCTCTGATCTCCTGCATCAATACGCGCCAAACATTCTGCTGCGGGTGGGCTATCCCATGCGCGACAAGAATGTCTCGGTGATTTTTTTGGTGATGGAGCTCGATCTTGACCAGTTGGGCGCTTTTTCCGGCAAGCTGGGACAGATCCCCTCCGTCAAAGTGAAGACCATGACCCTGAAGATATAA